One part of the Raphanus sativus cultivar WK10039 chromosome 7, ASM80110v3, whole genome shotgun sequence genome encodes these proteins:
- the LOC108824960 gene encoding uncharacterized protein LOC108824960 has translation MAKTRGGGQVGSRRSRRNQGLDVVDPTVTVKKRTTKKVAAPTKALVLTPTRRSSRIKKVAAQDDEVEDELEDVTPEYIPRDDELEDVTPEYISRDDEVEDVTPEDVTPVADQAEKARSEDDKEEGEACLKGKEQKEDDGEPANMVEDEVLNEEGNEEVSNAQDDEIPSNEGVELPGEDVKEKNRRGPTKMRRVAENPNEKVAVTFTDFGEHVGPGSVTLSSFLGPLVREHVPVTLSDWRRLDAATKATMWEEIQGRFNLQEEWHKAVIFKQLGSLWRAGKSRLVSQVRAAKTAAERLKLKPSNIPSIQVWNTWVRSKTTSSFTI, from the exons ATGGCAAAAACAAGAGGAGGAGGACAAGTTGGTTCTCGTCGGAGTAGACGTAATCAAGGCTTGGATGTAGTAGATCCAACAGTAACAGTGAAGAAAAGAACAACAAAGAAAGTGGCTGCCCCAACAAAGGCTTTAGTTCTAACGCCAACGAGAAGAAGTAGTAGAATCAAGAAAGTCGCTGCTCAAGATGACGAGGTGGAAGATGAGCTAGAAGATGTTACACCAGAATATATTCCGCGAGATGATGAGCTAGAAGATGTTACACCAGAATATATTTCGCGAGATGATGAGGTAGAAGATGTAACACCGGAAGATGTAACACCAGTGGCTGATCAAGCTGAGAAGGCAAGGTCTGAAGATgataaagaagaaggagaagcttGTTTGAAAGGAAAGGAACAGAAAGAGGATGATGGAGAACCTGCTAATATGGTAGAAGATGAAGTTCTCAATGAGGAAGGGAACGAAGAAGTCAGCAATGCTCAAGATGATGAGATTCCTAGTAACGAAGGAGTTGAGCTACCAGGGGAAGacgtgaaagaaaaaaatagaagaggACCAACAAAGATGCGTAGAGTGGCTGAAAATCCTAATGAAAAGGTTGCGGTCACATTCACTGACTTTGGTGAGCATGTTGGACCTGGTTCAGTAACACTATCATCTTTTCTTGGTCCTCTTGTGAGGGAACATGTTCCGGTAACACTTTCTGATTGGAGAAGACTTGATGCAGCGACTAAAGCAACAATGTGGGAAGAAATTCAG GGGAGGTTTAACTTGCAAGAAGAGTGGCATAAAGCTGTTATTTTCAAGCAGTTGGGAAGCTTGTGGAGGGCTGGGAAGTCAAGGCTAGTGTCACAAGTACGGGCAGCGAAGACTGCTGCTGagagattaaaattaaaacccaGCAATATCCCATCTATACAAGTGTGGAACACTTGGGTTAGGAGCAAGACTACCTCAAGTTTCACG ATTTAG
- the LOC108824255 gene encoding uncharacterized protein LOC108824255 isoform X1 encodes MIRLAYDMKKKSQDPKKVSRSKVWIAGHTHADGRPVKPQYAETIEQIQSLDSQMDSTPAADNIREDAVTKILGKDKPGRVRGFGRGITATKLAFLQSRDAKIADMASEIEELKGMVRELAGKKKTNGETETSETSAGFKEGVRVQILDCFESEDVVVGEGEFCSDEPMYKIGRVAIGPNAVAVIVKSALISEAFLRRPTTDVLSLEDAVGCKVAWPINKVVLDRNPVASQDVSMVKFFNLVLFRHKYRSLIISLLHCSNTRKVKLEDAKSMTGLQKKKWLLLKVSCAHLIPKRWLTIYLWVQMR; translated from the exons ATGATTCGTTTAGCTTATGATATG aaaaaaaagagtcaaGACCCGAAAAAAGTGAGTAGGAGTAAGGTATGGATTGCGGGACATACTCACGCTGATGGTAGACCCGTGAAGCCTCAATATGCTGAGACTATT GAACAAATCCAGTCACTTGATAGTCAAATGGACTCTACACCAGCTGCTGATAACATAAGGGAGGATGCTGTCACCAAGATTTTGGGAAAAGACAAACCTGGACGTGTAAGGGGGTTTGGTAGAGGGATTACGGCTACTAAACTAGCATTTCTGCAATCTAGAGACGCAAAGATTGCTGATATGGCTAGTGAGATTGAAGAGTTGAAGGGCATGGTCCGAGAGTTAGCTGGAAAGAAG AAAACTAATGGTGAGACTGAAACATCtgagacaagtgctggattcaaAGAAGGAGTTAGAGTACAAATACTGGATTGTTTTGAGTCAGAAGATGTAGTTGTTGGTGAAGGAGAATTTTGCTCTGATGAACCGATGTACAAAATTGGTCGTGTGGCTATTGGTCCTAATGCAGTGGCTGTTATTGTTAAGTCTGCATTAATCTCGGAAGCTTTTCTCCGGAGGCCTACGACAGATGTATTATCTCTTGAGGATGCAGTGGGATGCAAAGTAGCTTGGCCAATAAATAAAGTGGTTTTGGACAGGAATCCAGTAGCGTCTCAAGATGTATCGATGGTAAAGTTTTTCAATCTAGTACTTTTTCGACATAAGTATAGGTCTCTCATCATTAGCTTGTTACATTGTAGCAACACAAGGAAGGTGAAACTCGAAGATGCAAAATCTATGACTGGACTTCAGAAGAAGAAGTGGTTATTGCTGAAGGTCTCCTGTGCTCATCTAATTCCAAAGAGATGGTTAACAATATACCTCTGGGTCCAAATGCGGTGA
- the LOC108824255 gene encoding uncharacterized protein LOC108824255 isoform X2 produces the protein MIRLAYDMKKKSQDPKKVSRSKVWIAGHTHADGRPVKPQYAETIEQIQSLDSQMDSTPAADNIREDAVTKILGKDKPGRVRGFGRGITATKLAFLQSRDAKIADMASEIEELKGMKTNGETETSETSAGFKEGVRVQILDCFESEDVVVGEGEFCSDEPMYKIGRVAIGPNAVAVIVKSALISEAFLRRPTTDVLSLEDAVGCKVAWPINKVVLDRNPVASQDVSMVKFFNLVLFRHKYRSLIISLLHCSNTRKVKLEDAKSMTGLQKKKWLLLKVSCAHLIPKRWLTIYLWVQMR, from the exons ATGATTCGTTTAGCTTATGATATG aaaaaaaagagtcaaGACCCGAAAAAAGTGAGTAGGAGTAAGGTATGGATTGCGGGACATACTCACGCTGATGGTAGACCCGTGAAGCCTCAATATGCTGAGACTATT GAACAAATCCAGTCACTTGATAGTCAAATGGACTCTACACCAGCTGCTGATAACATAAGGGAGGATGCTGTCACCAAGATTTTGGGAAAAGACAAACCTGGACGTGTAAGGGGGTTTGGTAGAGGGATTACGGCTACTAAACTAGCATTTCTGCAATCTAGAGACGCAAAGATTGCTGATATGGCTAGTGAGATTGAAGAGTTGAAGGGCATG AAAACTAATGGTGAGACTGAAACATCtgagacaagtgctggattcaaAGAAGGAGTTAGAGTACAAATACTGGATTGTTTTGAGTCAGAAGATGTAGTTGTTGGTGAAGGAGAATTTTGCTCTGATGAACCGATGTACAAAATTGGTCGTGTGGCTATTGGTCCTAATGCAGTGGCTGTTATTGTTAAGTCTGCATTAATCTCGGAAGCTTTTCTCCGGAGGCCTACGACAGATGTATTATCTCTTGAGGATGCAGTGGGATGCAAAGTAGCTTGGCCAATAAATAAAGTGGTTTTGGACAGGAATCCAGTAGCGTCTCAAGATGTATCGATGGTAAAGTTTTTCAATCTAGTACTTTTTCGACATAAGTATAGGTCTCTCATCATTAGCTTGTTACATTGTAGCAACACAAGGAAGGTGAAACTCGAAGATGCAAAATCTATGACTGGACTTCAGAAGAAGAAGTGGTTATTGCTGAAGGTCTCCTGTGCTCATCTAATTCCAAAGAGATGGTTAACAATATACCTCTGGGTCCAAATGCGGTGA